In Idiomarina sp. PL1-037, a single genomic region encodes these proteins:
- a CDS encoding HPr family phosphocarrier protein: MDKICRKLIIRNKLGLHARAATKLAQLTQEFESDITVTQGEQCVNAASVMCLMLLASQQGKTVEVCAEGKDAQAALDAVSALFEDRFEEDE; this comes from the coding sequence ATGGATAAAATTTGCAGAAAGTTAATTATTCGCAATAAACTAGGCTTGCACGCACGCGCGGCAACAAAATTAGCGCAATTAACGCAGGAATTCGAGTCGGACATTACGGTTACTCAAGGTGAGCAATGCGTTAACGCTGCCAGCGTTATGTGCCTGATGCTACTGGCCAGTCAACAGGGAAAAACTGTTGAAGTCTGTGCCGAAGGGAAAGACGCACAAGCGGCACTGGATGCCGTTAGCGCTTTGTTTGAAGATCGCTTCGAGGAAGACGAATAA
- the rapZ gene encoding RNase adapter RapZ, with translation MQLIIVSGRSGSGKTIALRVLEDLGFYCVDNLPISLLPTLVHAVIEQYQKIAISIDVRNLPEHSEELLDSLSFLPKGVEPEILFIDSDDNTLLKRFGETRRLHPLSQKELPLLEALQAEHKMLEPIMERATWRLDSSDLSLHQLSEQVTERVLGRADKKLIIVFQSFGFKYGLPKDADFVFDARILPNPHWQPELKLLTGLDTDVQIFFRQEPLVTKFIYQLENFLDTWLPHFQRSNRSYLTIATGCTGGQHRSVYISQQLAERFEQKTVKVQVRHRELKIHG, from the coding sequence ATGCAACTGATCATTGTTAGTGGTCGTTCCGGATCAGGTAAGACAATTGCTCTGCGCGTACTGGAAGACTTAGGCTTTTATTGCGTTGATAATTTACCCATAAGCCTGTTGCCAACGCTGGTGCATGCAGTCATCGAGCAATATCAAAAAATAGCCATCAGCATTGATGTCCGCAATTTACCAGAGCATTCTGAAGAATTACTGGATTCTCTGAGCTTTTTGCCCAAAGGCGTTGAACCGGAAATTCTGTTTATTGACTCTGACGACAATACCTTGCTAAAGCGTTTTGGCGAGACTCGTCGCCTGCATCCGTTATCGCAAAAAGAACTGCCTCTGCTTGAAGCGCTTCAGGCCGAACATAAAATGCTTGAACCCATTATGGAGAGAGCAACCTGGCGCCTCGACAGCAGCGATTTATCTCTGCACCAATTAAGTGAACAGGTCACTGAGCGGGTGCTGGGACGAGCGGATAAAAAGCTGATTATAGTGTTTCAGTCTTTTGGTTTTAAGTACGGTTTGCCCAAAGACGCTGACTTTGTCTTTGATGCGCGTATTTTACCCAATCCGCACTGGCAACCTGAGCTTAAGCTGCTTACCGGCCTGGATACCGACGTGCAGATTTTCTTTCGCCAAGAGCCCTTGGTGACTAAGTTTATTTATCAGCTGGAAAACTTTCTAGATACCTGGCTGCCGCACTTTCAGCGCAGCAACCGCAGCTACCTGACCATAGCTACCGGCTGTACCGGCGGTCAACACCGCTCAGTTTATATTTCTCAGCAGCTAGCCGAGCGCTTTGAACAAAAAACTGTCAAGGTTCAGGTCAGACACCGGGAACTAAAAATCCATGGATAA
- the ptsN gene encoding PTS IIA-like nitrogen regulatory protein PtsN — translation MQLSELLSADCTKCAVEGASKKRLLETISQIVAPKLSGITRHDIFESLLNRERLGSTGIGLGIAIPHGRLPNANHPVAVLLTLDEPIEFDSIDNQPVDIIFALLVPESEHENHLQTLATVARRMNDKDCTRALRHADSDKALYQLFVGEGEQSPCN, via the coding sequence ATGCAACTGAGTGAATTGTTAAGCGCCGACTGCACCAAGTGTGCAGTCGAGGGCGCAAGTAAAAAAAGACTACTTGAAACCATTAGTCAAATCGTAGCCCCTAAGCTGTCTGGCATTACCCGTCATGACATTTTTGAGAGCCTGTTAAACCGTGAACGTTTAGGCAGTACGGGAATTGGCTTAGGTATCGCAATTCCTCATGGCCGTTTACCTAATGCAAATCATCCGGTGGCGGTATTATTGACCCTAGACGAACCTATCGAGTTCGATTCTATTGACAACCAGCCTGTCGATATTATCTTCGCGCTTCTGGTGCCGGAGTCAGAGCACGAGAACCATTTACAAACATTGGCCACTGTGGCCAGAAGAATGAATGACAAAGACTGCACCCGCGCACTGCGCCATGCAGATTCTGACAAAGCGTTATATCAATTATTTGTGGGCGAAGGTGAACAGTCGCCATGCAACTGA